A stretch of the Asticcacaulis sp. ZE23SCel15 genome encodes the following:
- a CDS encoding YihY/virulence factor BrkB family protein translates to MPEASSDRPELTLNFMWRLLRETFDEWLADKAPRLGAALAFYSVLSIGPLLLIVVSVAGLAFGEDSVRLQLVTEIRNLIGDTGAQAIETIMTNSHNREAGIVATLIGFATLIISATGFFAQLQDALNAIWNVESKENDHWTWFLKKRVLSFALIVGIGFLLLISLVVSAALAAFGGMFANVLPAFMLHSFNLAVSFAVTTFLFAMTFKMLPDAHIEWRDVWIGAVITALLFSVGKFFIGIYLGQSALSSTYGAAGSLIVVLVWIYYSTQIFFFGAEFTQVYSRYFGSHITAKHRRVKTQKTPEM, encoded by the coding sequence ATGCCTGAAGCTTCATCCGACAGACCCGAACTGACCTTAAACTTCATGTGGCGATTGCTGCGGGAGACCTTTGACGAGTGGCTGGCCGACAAAGCCCCGCGTCTGGGGGCCGCCCTTGCCTTTTACAGCGTCCTGTCGATTGGCCCGCTGTTGCTCATCGTCGTGTCCGTAGCCGGGCTGGCGTTTGGCGAAGACTCGGTGCGGCTTCAGCTTGTCACCGAAATCAGAAACCTTATCGGTGATACCGGCGCGCAGGCCATTGAAACGATCATGACCAACTCCCACAATCGTGAGGCGGGCATTGTCGCAACCCTGATCGGATTTGCCACACTGATTATCTCAGCCACCGGCTTTTTCGCGCAATTACAAGACGCACTTAATGCGATCTGGAATGTCGAAAGTAAGGAAAACGACCACTGGACATGGTTCCTGAAAAAACGGGTTCTGTCATTTGCCCTAATCGTCGGCATTGGGTTTTTACTGCTGATATCACTGGTGGTTTCAGCGGCACTGGCGGCGTTTGGCGGTATGTTCGCTAACGTACTGCCAGCCTTCATGCTGCACAGTTTTAATCTGGCCGTATCATTTGCCGTCACCACATTTTTGTTTGCGATGACCTTCAAGATGTTGCCAGATGCCCATATCGAATGGCGAGACGTTTGGATCGGCGCTGTCATTACCGCTTTGTTGTTCTCGGTGGGCAAGTTTTTTATCGGCATCTATCTCGGTCAAAGCGCGCTCAGTTCCACCTATGGCGCGGCAGGGTCGCTGATCGTGGTTCTGGTGTGGATCTATTATTCGACGCAGATTTTCTTTTTCGGCGCTGAATTCACCCAAGTGTACAGCCGCTATTTTGGTTCACACATCACCGCAAAACACCGACGCGTCAAAACACAAAAAACCCCTGAGATGTAA